Proteins from a genomic interval of Cucumis melo cultivar AY chromosome 7, USDA_Cmelo_AY_1.0, whole genome shotgun sequence:
- the LOC103503097 gene encoding ubiquinol oxidase, mitochondrial-like isoform X1, whose amino-acid sequence MNRIVIRSLVRGLVHSRSFSSVAGVPGGARMKVTFAAVASPGTRLQPSADGGFQWRRFLNSSTAVAEEQGKVKSEQGVKDIENPQEKEKEKDNALVSSYWGIYRPKITREDGSEWPWNCFMPWETYRADLSIDLGKHHEPRTFLDKVAYRVVKLLRIPTDIFFQRRYGCRAVMLETVAAVPGMVGGMLLHLKSLRKFQHSGGWIKALLEEAENERMHLMTMIELVQPKWYERLLVITVQGVFFNAFFVLYLMSPKLAHRIVGYLEEEAIHSYTEYLKDINEGKIENVPAPAIAIDYWRLPKDARLKDVITVIRADEAHHRDVNHFASVRHPFPREGIERISSPSRISLNSYSFFFSFFFLPVFRL is encoded by the exons ATGAATCGGATTGTGATTAGGAGTCTTGTCAGGGGTTTGGTTCATAGCCGCAGCTTTAGCTCCGTCGCCGGGGTTCCCGGTGGTGCTCGTATGAAAGTTACTTTCGCCGCGGTGGCATCGCCGGGGACAAGGTTACAGCCATCGGCGGATGGCGGATTCCAGTGGAGAAGGTTTCTGAATTCGTCGACGGCGGTGGCCGAGGAACAGGGGAAGGTTAAATCAGAACAAGGGGTAAAGGATATTGAGAATCCTCAGGAGAAGGAAAAGGAGAAAGATAATGCTCTGGTTTCTAGTTATTGGGGGATTTACAGGCCGAAGATTACTAGGGAAGATGGATCTGAATGGCCTTGGAATTGCTTCATG CCATGGGAGACTTACAGAGCGGATTTGTCCATAGATCTTGGAAAGCACCATGAGCCCAGAACTTTTCTGGACAAAGTCGCTTACCGAGTTGTGAAGCTTCTTCGGATCCCAACAGATATCTTCTTCCAG AGACGCTACGGTTGTCGAGCAGTGATGCTCGAGACGGTGGCAGCAGTGCCGGGAATGGTTGGAGGGATGCTGCTGCATCTGAAGTCTCTGAGGAAGTTTCAGCACAGTGGGGGGTGGATTAAGGCCCTGCTGGAAGAAGCAGAAAATGAGAGAATGCATCTCATGACCATGATTGAGCTTGTGCAGCCTAAGTGGTACGAGCGGTTGCTTGTGATCACAGTGCAGGGAGTCTTTTTCAATGCCTTCTTTGTGCTCTACTTGATGTCCCCCAAATTGGCTCATAGAATTGTGGGATATTTGGAAGAGGAAGCTATCCATTCTTACACCGAGTACCTGAAGGATATCAACGAAGGAAAAATCGAGAACGTTCCTGCTCCCGCCATTGCCATCGACTACTGGAGGCTGCCTAAGGATGCAAGGCTGAAGGATGTTATCACAGTCATTCGGGCCGATGAGGCCCATCACCGTGATGTCAACCATTTTGCTTCTGTTA GACATCCATTTCCAAGGGAAGGAATTGAGAGAATCAGCAGCCCCTCTAGGATATCACTgaattcatattcttttttcttttcttttttctttttacctgTTTTCAGATTATAG
- the LOC103503097 gene encoding ubiquinol oxidase, mitochondrial-like: MNRIVIRSLVRGLVHSRSFSSVAGVPGGARMKVTFAAVASPGTRLQPSADGGFQWRRFLNSSTAVAEEQGKVKSEQGVKDIENPQEKEKEKDNALVSSYWGIYRPKITREDGSEWPWNCFMPWETYRADLSIDLGKHHEPRTFLDKVAYRVVKLLRIPTDIFFQRRYGCRAVMLETVAAVPGMVGGMLLHLKSLRKFQHSGGWIKALLEEAENERMHLMTMIELVQPKWYERLLVITVQGVFFNAFFVLYLMSPKLAHRIVGYLEEEAIHSYTEYLKDINEGKIENVPAPAIAIDYWRLPKDARLKDVITVIRADEAHHRDVNHFASDIHFQGKELRESAAPLGYH, encoded by the exons ATGAATCGGATTGTGATTAGGAGTCTTGTCAGGGGTTTGGTTCATAGCCGCAGCTTTAGCTCCGTCGCCGGGGTTCCCGGTGGTGCTCGTATGAAAGTTACTTTCGCCGCGGTGGCATCGCCGGGGACAAGGTTACAGCCATCGGCGGATGGCGGATTCCAGTGGAGAAGGTTTCTGAATTCGTCGACGGCGGTGGCCGAGGAACAGGGGAAGGTTAAATCAGAACAAGGGGTAAAGGATATTGAGAATCCTCAGGAGAAGGAAAAGGAGAAAGATAATGCTCTGGTTTCTAGTTATTGGGGGATTTACAGGCCGAAGATTACTAGGGAAGATGGATCTGAATGGCCTTGGAATTGCTTCATG CCATGGGAGACTTACAGAGCGGATTTGTCCATAGATCTTGGAAAGCACCATGAGCCCAGAACTTTTCTGGACAAAGTCGCTTACCGAGTTGTGAAGCTTCTTCGGATCCCAACAGATATCTTCTTCCAG AGACGCTACGGTTGTCGAGCAGTGATGCTCGAGACGGTGGCAGCAGTGCCGGGAATGGTTGGAGGGATGCTGCTGCATCTGAAGTCTCTGAGGAAGTTTCAGCACAGTGGGGGGTGGATTAAGGCCCTGCTGGAAGAAGCAGAAAATGAGAGAATGCATCTCATGACCATGATTGAGCTTGTGCAGCCTAAGTGGTACGAGCGGTTGCTTGTGATCACAGTGCAGGGAGTCTTTTTCAATGCCTTCTTTGTGCTCTACTTGATGTCCCCCAAATTGGCTCATAGAATTGTGGGATATTTGGAAGAGGAAGCTATCCATTCTTACACCGAGTACCTGAAGGATATCAACGAAGGAAAAATCGAGAACGTTCCTGCTCCCGCCATTGCCATCGACTACTGGAGGCTGCCTAAGGATGCAAGGCTGAAGGATGTTATCACAGTCATTCGGGCCGATGAGGCCCATCACCGTGATGTCAACCATTTTGCTTCT GACATCCATTTCCAAGGGAAGGAATTGAGAGAATCAGCAGCCCCTCTAGGATATCACTga